The following coding sequences are from one Lolium rigidum isolate FL_2022 chromosome 6, APGP_CSIRO_Lrig_0.1, whole genome shotgun sequence window:
- the LOC124661239 gene encoding uncharacterized protein LOC124661239, which produces MYVDRRLPEFTAGLKDFLRVAEENPQADGFMCCPCVDCRNLKQYCKWQVLHSHLLCKGFMPSYNCWTKYGERGVMMEDNEEEDYEDIPNTLLPPQYGGINDTATGYDEDEEAGEAEDEEASDEPVDDDLRRAIDDAHREAESANEKRKLKGMLEDHKKKLHPNCEKGNTKLGTTLELLQWKTGAGICDKAFEKLLKIMKKKLAKDNELPDSTYEAKKVLCPLGLEVQKIHVCNNDCILYRGEEYENLEKCPVCTTLRYKIRRDDPGDVEGEPPRKRVPAKVMWYAPIIPQLKRLFRNKEHDRLLRWHKENRKKDEMVRHPADGSQWRKIDKEFLDFLGDARNLRFGLSTYGMNPFGEQSCSPKQPGNNIDVYLRPLFEELLQLWAKPGIHAWDEHKQEPFDLRALLFVTINDWPALSNLSGQTNKGYNACTHCLDETEGAYLDKCKKVVYLGHRRFLSKRHAARKKGKHFGGEADHREKPDLRTGDALLDMVKDIKVIFGKVPGGQSVPNDIATGHAPMWKKKSIFWELPYWKDLETDKGRHLSPASYALTKAEKEIFFEVLYSIKVPSGFSSNIKGIINMVEKKFQNLKSHDCHIIMTQLLPVALRGLLPENVRIPIVKLCAFLNAISQKVINPASLPRLQKDMVQCLVSFELVFPPSFFNIMTHLLVHLVEEIAIIGPVFLHNTFPFERFMGVLKKYVHNRARPEGSISKGYETEEVIEFCVDFIPDLKSIGVPETRHEGRLSGKDTLEKKSMICMDGISFTQAHYTVLQSSTLVAPYITEHKNILYLLAGSPSSTVLTFQGYEINGNTFDPTAQDKKSTNQNSGVRIDATNNNGEKDTYYGYIEEIWELDYGPSFKIPLFRYKWVKLDGVGVKVDQLYGMSTVDLNNLGYRDESFVLAMINDVAQVFYVKDMSSRPKKRKHKQTSSSDEPKRHIVLSGKRNIAGVEDKTGMSEDYNKFGEITPFTVNIDPTVALNAEDAP; this is translated from the exons atgtacgttgaccgacgcctACCCGAGTTCACTGCAGGCCTGAAAGATTTTCtccgtgtggctgaggaaaacccacaggcggatggttttatgtgttgtccatgtgttgattgtcggAACTTAAAGCAATACTGTAAATGGCAAGTCcttcactcccacctgctttgcaaaggtttcatgcccagctataattgttggaccaagtatggagaaagaggggttatgatggaagacaatgaagaagaagattatgaggacatccctaatacactactacctcc tcaatatggaggcatcaa TGATACTGCCACAGggtatgatgaagatgaagaggcaggggaagctgaagatgaagaggcatcagatgagcccgttgatgatgatcttcgtcgggccatcgatGATGCACACAGAGAAGCAGAAAGTGCAAACGAGAAGcggaagttaaagggcatgttagaggatcacaaaaaaaagttgcacccaaattgcgaaaaaggcaacacaaagctcggtaccacactggagttgctgcaatggaagacaggggctggtatatgtgacaaggcatttgagaagttactgaaaataatgaagaagaaGCTTGCAAAAGATAACGAATTGCctgacagtacgtacgaagcaaagaaagttctctgccctctaggattagaggtgcagaagatacatgtatgcaataatgactgcatcctctaccgcggtgaggagtacgaaaatttggaaaaatgcccggtatgcactacactgcggtataagatcaggcgagatgaccctggtgatgttgagggcgagccccccaGGAAGagagttcctgccaaggttatgtggtatgctcctataataccacagttgaaacgtctgttcagaaacaaagagcatgacaGGTTGTTACGATGGCATAAAGAAAACCGTAAGAAAGATGAGAtggtgagacaccccgctgatgggtcgcagtggagaaaaatcgataaagAGTTCCTGGACTTTCTAggtgacgcgaggaacttaaggtttggtctaagtacatatggcatgaatccatttggggagcagagctgca gcccaaagcaacccggcaacaacattgatgtgtacctaaggccattatttgaagaactcttacagttgtgggccaaaccaggtatacatgcgtgggatgagcacaaacaggagccatttgacctacgagcgttgcttttcgtgaccatcaatgattggcctgctcttagtaacctttcaggacagacaaacaagggatacaatgcatgcacgcactgtttagatgagaccgaaggtgcatatttggataaatgtaagaaggttgtgtacctggggcatcgtcgatttctttcgAAGAGGCACGCCGCGAGAAAGAAAggtaagcatttcggaggtgaggcagatcaccgggaGAAGCCTGACCTCCGTAcaggtgatgctttacttgatatggtcaaggacataaaagtaatctttggaaaggttcctggcggtcaatctgttccgaatgacatcgctaccggacacgcacccatgtggaagaagaaatctatattttgggagctaccctattggaaagacctagag ACGGATAAAGGGCGTCATTtaagtcctgccagctacgctcttaccaaagcagagaaggaaatattttttgaagtcctttacagtatcaaggtgccgtctggcttctcatcaaatataaaggggATTATAAATATGGtagagaaaaaattccaaaacctgaagtcgcatgactgccacattattatgacgcagttgcttccagttgcattgagggggcttctgccggaaaatgttcgaatacccattgtgaagctatgtgcattcctcaatgcaatatctcagaaggtaatcaatccagctaGTCTGCCAAGGCTACAGAAGGAtatggtgcaatgtcttgttagttttgagttggtgtttccgccatctttcttcaatattatgacgcatctcctggttcaccttgtcgaagagattgccatcatcggtcctgtatttctacacaatacgttccccttcgagaggttcatgggagtcttaaagaaatatgttcataaccgtgctaggccagaaggaagcatctccaagggctatgaaacagaggaggtcattgagttctgtgttgactttattcctgaccttaagtcgattggtgttcctgaaacgcggcatgaggggagactaagtggaaaagacaCGCTAGAaaagaaatcaatgatatgtatggacgggatttcttttactcaagcacactacacagttttacaaagttccaccttagtggccccgtatatcactgaacacaagaatatt ctgtacttgttggctgggtcaccatcttcgactgtactgactttccaagggtacgagataaatggaaataccttcgaCCCgaccgcccaagataaaaagagcaccaaccaaaatagtggtgtccgcattgatgcaacaaacaacaatggggaaaaggacacatattatggttatatagaggagatatgggaacttgactatggaccttcttttaagatccctttgtttcggtaCAAATGGGTCAAGCTGGATGGAgtaggggtaaaggtagaccagctgtacggaatgtcaacagtggatctcaacaatcttggttacagagaTGAATCATTCGTCCTAgcaatgat caatgatgtggctcaggttttctatgtgaaggacatgtcctccagaccgaagaaaagaaaacataagcaAACGAgttcatccgatgagccaaagcgtcacatagttctttcagggaaaagaaacatcgcgggagtcgaggacaagacaggcatgtcagaagattataataagtttggtgaaattacgcccttcacagtgaacattgacccaaccgtcgcgttaaatgctgaagatgctcca